A window of Ruminiclostridium herbifermentans genomic DNA:
TTTTATGGCATCTGCTGTTCGGGACTTTCTGCCATGTATAGGTATGGAGGGGTTATTCCATTATCTAATGCAATTGGAGCAGAATTGGTGCTGGGAACAGGCGCTTTAGACCTTTGGGTGGCAGATGTTCAGGATGTATTTCCTTCAATTATGGATGTCGCAAAATGCTTTAAAACTACAGTGGTAACCACTAACGATTCGGCGAGATTACCTGGTGCGGAGCACTTTGGATATGACCATGATCATTCTAATATGGATCAGACTAATGCTCTGGCAAGAAAAATTCTACTAAGGGCAATTGAAAGCTTTGCAGATAGAAGAGAAATACCTGTTCATATTCCGAAATATGAAGCTGAAGCAGAGGTGGGGTTTTCCTTAGAGTATATTAATAAGTATTATGGTGGCTTAAACCCTATTGTGGATGCAATTAAAAGCGGAGAAATTTTAGGAATTATTAATCTTGTGGGCTGTAATAATCCTAGAATTATTTATGAAAAAGCAGTTGTTGAACTGGCTGATATATTGATTAAAAACAATATTTTAATATTAACTAATGGCTGTGCGTCTTTTCCATTAATGAAGCTGGGATATTGTTCAACAAATGCATTAGAGCTAGCTGGTCATAAATTAAAAGTTTTCTTAAAAGATTTACCGCCTGTTTGGCACATGGGTGAATGCTTGGATAATGCGAGAGCGTCTGCTTTCTTTAAAGCAGTAGCAGAAGCTTCAGGAGTAGCAATTAAGGATATGCCTTATGCCTTTGCAAGTCCAGAATGGTCAAATGAAAAGGGTATCTGTGCCGCTTTAAGTTTTAGATTATTAGGTATAGATTCATATCACTGTGTTTATGTTCCAACACAAGGCTCTGATAATGTAACGGAGTTTATGAAGAATGGAACAAAAGATATTTTAGGTTCAAGAATGATTGTAAATGTAAATCATATAGAATTAGCAAATCAGATTGTAAATGACCTAAAGGAACAGAGAAAAGCCCTTGGATGGGACTGATATTCATGGTTTTGTTTTGTGGAAACGCTAAAAAAATATAATTTGTGGTTCTCTTCTAATATCTAATCATGAAATTACCTAAAATTTTTGGCTCCAAGCGGGCGTGGGAGGTTATATATGAAAGGTATATATAAAATTATTGCGTTAGTTTTATCAATTGGACTTATTATAGGTTTAACTGCTGCTTGTGGAAGTAAAGCAGATGTACAAAATACAACAAACAGTGAAAACACAAATAATAAATCATCTAAAGAAACGGTGAA
This region includes:
- the cooS gene encoding anaerobic carbon-monoxide dehydrogenase catalytic subunit, with protein sequence MLIQFELKRYHHLKFGDNESHHHHNSSGCNDYATAIAEYRKSFASKKDVIEQTPDPAVKDMLLHMNEKGIETVFDRFDEQKPQCSFGLAGVCCKNCTMGPCKITKKTPRGVCGADADVIVARNLLRSIAAGVAAHGARGRECMLALKYAAEGKIDIPIEGEAKILASAKAFGIETEDKTITELAALVADILLEDLSRTVPAPHKTLHAFASKERIKTWSDLDIIPISPYHEVFESLHRTSTGNDGYWKNLLKQMLRSGVAFAWSSVLGSSIAMDSLFGLPTRSTSKVNLGALEKGYVNIAVHGHSPVLVSQIVKFGKTDEFISLAKEKGALGIKFYGICCSGLSAMYRYGGVIPLSNAIGAELVLGTGALDLWVADVQDVFPSIMDVAKCFKTTVVTTNDSARLPGAEHFGYDHDHSNMDQTNALARKILLRAIESFADRREIPVHIPKYEAEAEVGFSLEYINKYYGGLNPIVDAIKSGEILGIINLVGCNNPRIIYEKAVVELADILIKNNILILTNGCASFPLMKLGYCSTNALELAGHKLKVFLKDLPPVWHMGECLDNARASAFFKAVAEASGVAIKDMPYAFASPEWSNEKGICAALSFRLLGIDSYHCVYVPTQGSDNVTEFMKNGTKDILGSRMIVNVNHIELANQIVNDLKEQRKALGWD